The Candidatus Methylomirabilota bacterium genome includes a region encoding these proteins:
- the dnaG gene encoding DNA primase: MAGFTPDLLEEIRSRVDIVELVGQWVKLKRAGENWKGLCPFHTEKTPSFTVNPKKGIFHCFGCKAGGDAFSFLRKQERLDFPEAVRALAERTGVALPTERAERAQESRLDGLRAVMARAGQFFVDALWAPGDPGAEKARRYLAGRGVDDDVARRFGLGYAPEGWDNLLGFMRRQGIGEEMLSQAGLILPRQNATGFYDRFRGRLMFSIRDAQGRVVAFGGRALGPDEVKYINSPETPLYSKGQLLYALELAKPSIRERNRAIVVEGYLDCLMAHQHGFTETVAALGTAFTAAQLGLLQRNAEEIVAVFDADAAGQRASARLEEMTSDTMDVQGLAWTVSRTGGFQRSGYFPVKVAVLPPGHDPDSFLRAEGGPAFLSRLDAARSILSFVMQQALSEEDLSTARGRATAHARVALILSKVPNAEEATTLAAQAARELRVDATQLWIEAQQLQRARLTQSRFPRPGVEAAAAPESAGWPAPSLVERDLFLLLLRVDEARAAILPVVEDGDIAHPGLRALLGALRSAPDRPAEELMDELPGDPERALLASLLVEEHDLPDVAQQIRDFGRRFEARQRKRELRRATQSVAETQAAGGPSSDDQYKSVHQAAEAVRELTAPRAAGDPGSGPGPRP; the protein is encoded by the coding sequence ATGGCCGGCTTCACCCCCGACCTCCTCGAGGAGATCCGCTCCCGGGTGGACATCGTCGAGCTGGTCGGCCAATGGGTGAAGCTCAAGCGCGCCGGCGAGAACTGGAAGGGCCTCTGTCCCTTCCACACCGAGAAGACGCCGTCCTTCACGGTCAATCCCAAGAAGGGCATCTTCCACTGCTTCGGGTGCAAGGCGGGCGGGGACGCCTTCAGCTTCCTCCGCAAGCAGGAACGCCTCGATTTCCCCGAGGCGGTCCGCGCGCTCGCCGAACGCACGGGTGTCGCGCTCCCCACCGAGCGCGCCGAGCGCGCGCAGGAGAGCCGGCTCGACGGGCTTCGCGCCGTCATGGCCCGCGCCGGCCAGTTCTTCGTGGACGCCCTCTGGGCTCCCGGCGATCCGGGCGCCGAGAAGGCCCGACGCTATCTCGCCGGCCGCGGGGTGGATGACGACGTGGCGCGGCGCTTCGGGCTGGGCTACGCGCCCGAGGGCTGGGACAACTTGCTTGGCTTCATGCGCCGTCAGGGCATCGGCGAGGAGATGCTCTCGCAGGCCGGACTCATCCTCCCCCGCCAGAACGCCACCGGGTTCTACGACCGCTTCCGCGGCCGGCTCATGTTCTCGATCCGGGACGCGCAGGGGCGCGTGGTGGCCTTCGGCGGTCGCGCGCTGGGCCCGGACGAGGTCAAGTACATCAATTCACCGGAGACCCCTCTCTATTCCAAGGGGCAGCTCCTCTACGCGCTGGAACTCGCCAAGCCGAGCATCCGCGAGCGCAACCGGGCCATCGTGGTCGAGGGCTACCTCGATTGCCTGATGGCCCACCAGCACGGCTTCACCGAGACGGTCGCCGCGCTCGGCACCGCGTTCACCGCCGCTCAGCTGGGCCTGCTCCAGCGCAACGCCGAGGAGATCGTGGCGGTGTTCGACGCGGACGCGGCCGGGCAGAGGGCGTCAGCCCGGCTCGAGGAGATGACGTCCGACACCATGGACGTGCAGGGCCTGGCCTGGACGGTGTCGCGCACGGGAGGCTTCCAGCGCTCCGGCTACTTCCCGGTCAAGGTCGCCGTGCTGCCCCCGGGACATGATCCGGACAGCTTTCTTCGGGCCGAGGGAGGCCCAGCCTTCCTGTCGCGCCTCGACGCGGCCCGGAGTATCCTGTCTTTCGTCATGCAGCAGGCCCTCTCCGAGGAGGACCTCTCGACGGCGCGCGGACGGGCGACCGCGCACGCCCGGGTGGCCCTCATCCTCTCCAAGGTCCCCAATGCGGAGGAAGCCACCACCCTCGCTGCGCAGGCCGCCCGCGAGCTGCGGGTGGACGCGACCCAGCTCTGGATCGAGGCCCAGCAGCTCCAGCGGGCCCGCCTCACCCAGTCCCGCTTCCCGCGCCCCGGCGTCGAGGCCGCGGCGGCGCCCGAGAGCGCCGGCTGGCCCGCGCCCAGCCTCGTGGAGCGCGACCTCTTCCTGCTTCTCCTGCGCGTCGACGAGGCGCGGGCGGCCATCCTCCCCGTTGTCGAGGACGGCGACATCGCCCATCCCGGGCTGCGGGCCCTGCTGGGCGCGCTCAGGAGCGCGCCCGACCGCCCCGCCGAGGAGCTCATGGACGAGCTGCCCGGGGACCCCGAGCGCGCGCTGCTCGCGAGCCTGCTCGTGGAAGAGCACGACCTGCCCGACGTCGCCCAGCAGATCCGCGACTTCGGCCGCCGCTTCGAGGCCCGCCAGCGCAAGCGCGAGCTGCGCCGCGCCACCCAATCCGTCGCCGAGACCCAGGCGGCGGGCGGCCCCAGCAGCGACGACCAGTACAAGTCCGTGCACCAAGCCGCCGAGGCGGTGAGAGAGCTCACCGCGCCCCGTGCGGCGGGAGATCCCGGGTCGGGCCCGGGCCCCCGACCCTAA